Part of the Triticum urartu cultivar G1812 chromosome 2, Tu2.1, whole genome shotgun sequence genome, AAGAAGGTTACATACCATGAGGCGCCATAGTTGATCACGGCCTGCAATGGAACAAAGCCAAAGAGTTCAATCAAAACAAACTTCCAGGTGACAAATTTCCATGGATTCGAAAGATCATCGATACTCTAGTAACAAATCTACTTTTTAAGGCTCATGCCTGTTTACCTTTCGTGCTCATTTTCTGGATATCATGTGGCAGAAAAGAAACATGGTTTTACTATCTCAGTATCGTATCTGCCAGTGCCAGTTAAACCGAGGTAGTCCGGCATGCATATCAGTATTTTCACCATGTGTGCTATTAAATAAAAAAGCGAAGGCGCGTAGAGGTAACATCTACACTTACTGAAGACTTGGAGGAtttgagggaatcaagcatctgTCTCAACTGCGGGTCGCTGCCAGCGCATCGCACGCTGCCATGGGAGCCATCCTTCCCGTTGCCTGCCTCGGCGCTCATACCACCCGCCAGGTTTCTTCTGCGGCTATAATCCCTCAAAAGCCTGCAGTTGGAGCAAGGATTTAGGATTACAGTATACAAAACCCTTATAAATCCTGGCAATTAAGGGCAGTTCCTCCACTAGAACGAGGAAGAGGTCACGGATGCCACACCGCTTGCAACCGATCTCACCAGTCAGGGGCAGACCAACCAACTGGGTGAGCGAGCAATATATAGCTCATAGGCATAACATTGGATTGTTGCTTCTCAAAATGACTAACAGAAAATTTACGTTCTCAGGTATCGAAAATTATGACAATCTCTTCAAGCATCAAAGTTTCGCATCAATTCTTTGCGTGGTCCCCACCCATCCCAAAACCTAGGGTTTGAAGGACTGCCCAAATCATGCAACAGAACATACAagcaagaaaagaaaaggaagaaacCTTACCTACCAGCTGTGTCAATGCCCCACCGGGAGGGCGGGCTCGGTGGTGAAGGGGTCTGGGAGGCGTCCTAGCCACTCAGTTCTGCCCCGAGCCAAGTCTATTTAGTGTCAGTGGCTTTTGAGCTCCATTATGTGGACTTCACCAATTTGTGAATTATGGACTTGGCGGCTCAGAGCTCCACGGAGAAAGCGGAGGCTGTGGTGGCGCCACGCAATACGGGGAGGCGGTGGCAATCTCGACAGGAAGGCGGTGGAAGAGGGAGCGCGGCGCGGCTGAGATCTCAGCAGGGAGGGAGGCAGCAGCCGGCGAGAGGCTTCTCTCTCACACGGACTGAGGTTGTGTTTGGTTGAGCTGCAAATTCTGAAAAAGCTGCTGTGAGCTCTGAGCTTTGAGAAAGCTGCTGTGAACTTCTAGCTGTGGAAAAGCAGGAAGCTGTTTGGTTGAAACAACTGTGAAATTGTAGATTTGGCTGTGGATTGTCTGTAATGCCCCTGGGCCATGAGTGAATATGGTTATATGCTAATTGACTGTAAAGCAGTGATCTGTACATTGGTAGGCGGAACGACCCTTTTGCAAAGAAAATTTGTGACAATGAAGATGATTCATAGCTAACACATATGCAATTCAAAGACTATACTTTGATGTTGCATATTACATATAAATAGATATTGACCCCATAATAATATTACAAAAGGCATGCACCATCGAAAATACATATTGTTCACATGATGATGACCTCCATCAACATAGCTAACCTATGTTGCTATCGCAAGACAAGCATCTGCTATCCTACTACGAATAGTGTTCATGGTATCTTCGTTCTCTTCCTCTTCAGCTTTCCATGACGTCTCATTCTGTGTGTTTTTGTTTAATTTCTCTTCTTCCATGACACGGCCAAGACATTCACTGAAGCTGAAACCCAGGCAATTTTGGAAATGTTTTCGGCAAGAAATCTATCCAGTGGGATAAACCACTGATGCACCATACTGTCATTTATCAAGCAATTGTTCAAACCTATCTAAAAATAAAAAATGTACGACTCCCTTCAGCTGGGCTTGAGGATGTTAATCAAAGGTTAGCTTGACAATTGATGAAACATGTCAATTACGCTGCAGTTTATAGTCAGGAAAAATATGACATGATTTTGCTTTTGCTTGTTCATTCAGGAGAGGAAAATGGGGTCTTCCAAAGATTGGATGACATAACGAAACAAGCATACAGATTAGCAAAGGCTTTGCTTGCAAGTTGCCAGGCAGCGACTCATGGCTTTGCTAAATCTACAAGCCGAAAGATGATCAATCTCGGTAGAAATGCAACAAGCAAGTGATATCAATAGAAAGAAGCTGCCCAGAACCGTTACTGACAAAGTCACCAGTGAATAATGAACACTGGTGACAAAATACAGCAAATGCAATGTTTCACAATAACACCAATACGTTCAGTACAGAGGGCTGCAAGGAATTTCAGATACTTCAGTTGCAGTAGTTGTCAAACAAAACTATCAGTCCACTAGCCTTCAAagtatactactccctccgttcctaaatataagtctttgtagagatttcactatgtggactacatacggagcaaaatgagtgaatctacactctaaaatgcatctatatacatccgaatgtgatccatagtggaatctctacaaaaacttatatttaggaacggagggagtagttgtgACATTAGCGTGACAGGGGAGCAACCGAAGCATGATATTAGATGAAACAGACTGAATTTTTGGTTGGGACTTTGAGCTTAAATTCCAAGGAAATACTGAGCAACACCATGGATGAAGAAAAGAAACCATTCGTTGGTTTTTGAGGTTCACAAACAATAACAGCACAAAATGGAGACCTGATAGCATTGCTGATGGCAACAAGATGGTGACATCAGACACTGCACTGGTAGGAACGTAACACAGCCAACATAGCACGAACGAGGACCGCCGTGATGAGGGGAGGAACGGGCAAGAGGGAAGATGGAGGAGGAAGGAAGTACTAGGAGGGAGGAGGTCCGGTGCGCCGGAGCCGGAGCcggcggccggccggccggccggacCAGGGCCGCCGGGAACAGGAGAAGcaagaggaagagggaggaaGCTGTACCTGGGTGGAGGGTGGAGGTTCgctggcgcgggcggcggcggccaacCCTAGCCTGCGTTTCCTGCCTTCCTGGGAGGCTCGATTCCTGTCGGTCGTGCGCGAGGGCGAAGCAGCTCGTTCGTTTCTAGTGAAAAGACGGCGAACGGGTATTCACTTGCTAGTGGCATCCGGGGTAAATACTTCTCAATTTTAGAACCTGAAATCTAAAAAGTGGCCGGCCACTAAATAGACAGAACGAGCGGCCGGCTCCTGGCCGCTCGATCCTGACCCGAATCACCACATCCGGGGTAAGTACAGCCATCAAAGTGTGACTACATAAATAACAATCTCGCCGAGTGCTTCAACGCTTGGGTGCGAGATATCAAGGACTTGCCGATTGTTCAGCTAGCTGACAAGATTAGAGAGATGATTATGGAACTATTTAGAAAAAGAAGAGAAAGTAGAGGAGTTAAATTGGATAATACTTCCATTTGTCATACACCAACTAAATGCAAAGACTCGAGGACTAGGTCATCTCAAGGCTAAAGCATCAGCTGATTGGAGTGGGGAAGTGAAAAATGCTAACAAAGAGGATGAAAGACATGTGGTCAAAACTCTCACACATGAGTGTACATGTCTGCAATGGCAGCATACGGGCAAGCCTTGCGACCATGCACTAGCCTTCATAAATGTCTTGCAAGCTCGCAACTTTGTTAACATGGAGGACTATGTACATGAGTACTACTCAGTTAGCAGATTTAGGGCAGCATATGAAGGTGTAATTGAGCCCCTTACGGACAAGAATCAATGGCCACACGTGGACACAGGCTTTGTGTTGCGTCCACCAATTCCAATAGGCAAGAAGAAAGGTGCTGGAAGAACAAGAAAACAGAGGATAAAGAGTTGGTGGGAAGGTGGATCAAGGAAAGGATCCTTGAACAAATGCAAAAAATGTGGGGAGATAGGACATAGAGAAGCTGGTTGTCCTCAAAATGGAAcaaagaaaaggtacatagtaGTACTTGTTGCTGTTTTCTATCTATAATACCATGGTTCTTTTACATGAAAATAGTTCTAATTGCTTCTTTTTGTAGGAAAAGTAGGGGGAAAAAGAATCCATCTCCATGGTTTGATGTTTCCGTTAGCAATGCCGTTCCATCTACACCAACCAAGAGCAAGAATGATGCCACTTGTAGCAGTCCTGGAGCTGTCACAAGAAGCCAAGCTGCAGCTCAAGCTAGTCCTAGACCTGTCACAAGGATCCAAGCTGCTACCCCACCACCAAAACCTCCAGcaaaaggaaagaagaagaaaatgacaCCTAAGAGGAAGAAATTAAGCGACCTCTGAGCTTGTTTGTGGCTGGGGGGGGGGTGTTAGTGGAGACTCACTTTTATTGTTGTGTATGTGAGATGCAAACTCACTTTTATTTGCTCTGTAAGTGAGGTAGAGACTCACTTTTATTTCCTATGTATGTGAGGTAAAGACTCACTTATTTTGCTGTCATGAAGTCCTGTAGAACATGGCTGAATTATTCTCTATGCTATCATTGAATCATTGTGACCCTATATTATTTCCAGTCTGTTTGTGTGGAAGCCTATTGATTACAGCAAAATCATgtcaatttttttttgaaacataGCACACAGCTTTAGAAAATCATGTCATTTCTTATTTGGCTAAAATATTTTGTGGAGCATGTTTGAAAATTCAGACAAGGTACAGAGATGTGCTTTTCAAACAGAGGGGTACTTTTGTCTATTCCTATTTCTATATGTTAGTTATATACTAACAAAGTTGTTAACAATGCCAAAGGGGGGTACCAGCAACAAGTAGACAGAACTGGGGTGGTTCAGAGAAAGGCAAACGGAACAGAGGGGCTTAAGATCAAAGGCGCGTGAGCTGGGGGGGTTAAAATCGATTCTCACGGGCAAAAGAAGGATGAAAAACAAAGTGTCAAGATAAAAAATATGTTGTATTTCATTCAGGTTCTCCTAGGTTGGCTTGCGTGATTCAACAGCAGAACAAGAATACGATGAGCTACGGCATCACGTGCGCTTGGTTTTCATTTACTTGGAACCAACCAAATTCTTAATTAGTTGCCATCATCGGACGGACACTTGCTCAAGCATGTGACCTCATTTGCCATGAATACCCCGCTCGAAGTGGAACGAGACTGAGTGCGCACGCTTCGATCGATCGATCGGCAGAATGCTATATGGAAAGCGGGGGAAACACGGGTTCCCACCTCGTTTAGGTGGAGAGGCTGTCGGGGCGACAACTGACAGTTTAGGGGCGGATCTAGATGGCGCGCACCGGCACGCCCGGAAATCGCGGAGGCTCGGCGGGGCTCAGCTAATCACTGGGCGGAAACAAGCTCGTACCTCGGAAACCGGCGGCCGGGGACCGCTGACGGGGCGGAGGCAGCAGGAACGCGGCGCCCCGACGAGCGAAAGGGGGGGACGGCGGGGACGCGCCGTGAGGGGCCGGGCCGGGGGTGCTTGGAGGAGGCGGCACGGGAcgggggcgtcggcggcgaggCACGGCGCGGCGGCGGCCGTGGGGCGGGCGGACGGCGAGGGGAGATTCCGAGCTGCTGCGGTGGGGAAGGCGGGTTGGTAGGTCGGGTCGGGTCAGcaggaggagggaggaagagggaACAAAGGCAAGGGAAAGAGATGGACGATGCTTCTCTCTTCTAGGAGTATTTTTTTTTCTCGGCTCCGCACCCAGCA contains:
- the LOC125537664 gene encoding formin-like protein 5, giving the protein MASAVREILKREASSISFPCLCSLFLPPPADPTRPTNPPSPPQQLGISPRRPPAPRPPPRRASPPTPPSRAASSKHPRPGPSRRVPAVPPFRSSGRRVPAASAPSAVPGRRFPRLLRDYSRRRNLAGGMSAEAGNGKDGSHGSVRCAGSDPQLRQMLDSLKSSKSSAVINYGASWCGVCNQILPPFYKFSNEFKNLTFVYAHVDECPETTQNIRYTPTFHFYRDGERVDEMFGAGRGH